In the genome of Abyssalbus ytuae, the window CTGGAAGAAAAAGATTTGATTTCATATGATATTTTCAATTTTTTCATAAATTTTGAAAAAGAAAAAAATAAAGTATCCGGTTTGTATATTCCCAGTCATTCTGATCTGGAACTAAAAATAATCTTACCTCCCCCCGAACATAGTATTTAAGTTTTTGCTTAAAAAATTATTTGTTTAACTAATCCTGAGAAATTCAGGAAAAACTTACTTAACTATGTTTAAAAATTTAAAAAATGACATGCCAGCGAGTATTGTCGTATTTTTTGTTGCATTGCCTCTGTGTCTGGGTATTGCCTTGGCCAGTGGTGCTCCATTATTTTCGGGACTTATTGCCGGAATTATAGGAGGTATTGTGGTGGGTGCCCTTAGTGGTTCTCATATTGGGGTGAGTGGCCCCGCAGCCGGTTTGGCGGCAATAGTATTGGTAGCCATCGGAGACCTGGGCGGATATGAAAATTTTCTGGTTGCCGTTGTATTAGGTGGTGTTATCCAATTACTTTTTGGTATTTTAAAAGCAGGGGTCATAGGGTATTATTTCCCTTCTTCTGTAATTAAAGGGATGCTAACCGGTATAGGGATTATTATCATTTTAAAACAAATCCCACATTTCTTTGGGTATGATTCTGATCCCGAAGGAGACTTTGCCTTTTTCCAGATTGACGGGCAAAATACATTTTCCGAAATCCTAAATTCAATCAATTACATTACTCCCGGTTCCGCAATTATTGCAATAATAGGCTTGGCTATATTAATATTTTGGGAAAAAGTACTTTCCAAAAAAGCCAAAATATTCCAATTAATTCAGGGACCTTTGGTGGCAGTAGTTATTGGTATTCTTTTTTATGTCTTTACTAAAGGAACTTCTTTTTTAGGTATACCCGGGGAAAATTTGGTGAGTGTTCCCATTCCGGAAAATATAGATTCTTTTTTCGGCCAATTCAGTTTTCCGAATTTTGGTGTTATTACGAATTCTGATATATGGATTACAGCATTTACCATTGCTTTGGTAGCCAGCCTGGAAACTTTGCTTTGCGTTGAGGCAACAGACAAACTCGATCCTGAAAAAAGAGTTACTCCTACAAACAGGGAACTATTGGCACAAGGTACCGGAAATATATTTTCAGGACTTATTGGGGGTTTACCTATTACACAGGTAATTGTGCGTAGTTCAGCCAATATTCAATCTGGAGGTAAAACCAAGCTATCAGCAATAATTCATGGCTTTTTGTTGCTTATTTCAGTAATACTCATACCAAGACTGCTCAACATGATTCCGTTATCAGTGTTGGCAGCAATTTTATTCATGGTAGGATACAAACTTGCTAAACCTGCACTTTTTAAAAAAATGTACAAGTTAGGCTGGAAACAATTTGTTCCGTTTGCAGTTACAGTAGCCGGGATTGTTTTTACCGACCTGCTAACAGGTATTGGTTTAGGTCTTGGGGTAGGAGTTGTCGTTATTCTTTTAAAAAGTTATCAAAATTCTCATTTCCTTCATATTGAAGATAAGAGCAATGGTAAACATAAAATTAAAATGACATTGGCAGAAGAAGTTACTTTTTTTAATAAAGGTGCTATTTTAAAAGAGCTAGACAGCCTGCCAAGAGACACCTATCTGGAATTAGATCTTATGAAAACCAGGTATTTGGATTATGATATTATAGAAATTCTGGAGGATTTTTCCCATATAGCAAAAGAACGAAATATAGATATCAAACTGGTATCTAAACGTGGTGTGGAAGAAAATCCGACGAGCTTTATTAAATTCTTCAGAACACGACCAAAATCAAGCATTAGTTTAAGTTAAAAAGAATATCATGGAAAACAGAAAATTCAAAATACTATTGCTTTCAGATTTAAAAGACACCTCCGGTAATATTTTAAAAAATACAGCTGCTTTGGCCAAAATGATTAATGGAGAAATTGATTTCTTCCATATCAAAAACCCTTCTGAAGTGGTTGATAAGGAAAATCAACTATCGGCAGTAAGAACTATTAACGCCACTTATTTAGATTCTAAAAAACATATAAACGCCCTAGTTAAACCTATTGCAAAATCTTATGGGGTGAAAATAGAAACTAATTTTACAATTGGCTATGTTAAGGACGAAATAAATAAATATATACATTTTTTTAAACCGGATATAATTGTGCTTGGTAAAAGAAAGAATGTTCCTTTAAAACTTATGGGAGATAGTATAACGCAATTTGTACTGTCTTCCTTTAATGGAGTTGTGGTTATTGCGTCTCACAATCAGGTTTTGGAATCCGATCAGGAATTATCACTAGGTATGATGAATGCGACAAAAAAAACCTTAAAAATGCAACTGATTGAAAAGTTATTAATGCAAACAAATAAACCTTTAAAGTCTTTTAAGGTTCTTAAAGGAGACAATCCTTCTAATGCAGAAGATATTATTAACGATAAAAAAGTAGTAGAATTTGTTTTTGACTACAAAGACGATGTTATTAATACCGTCTCAAAGTACCTTTTGAAAAACAAAATAGATGTGTTATTTGTCAATAATGATTTAACAAAAAAGGACAAAAAATCCGGTTTTAACATTAAAGATGTTATTGGTAAATTAAGTGTTCCGTTAATGTATGCAGGAAGTTCCAATTACAGCTCATAACAATAAACATCTGTTATGGTGCACACAAAAGTAAATAACACCTGAAGAACCTCAATATAGAAAGAATGGTCAGCAAAGGTTTCAAAGAAAAATTAAAAGTTGATAAGAACCTGCTAAAGCATGTTCGGAAAAACTTTAATATATTAAACCTAATTAAATATGAAAAATTTGTTTTCTAATTTCAAAGGAGATGCTTTTGGTGGAATTACCGCAGGCATTGTTGCTTTACCTTTAGCTCTTGCTTTTGGAGTAAGTTCCGGACTAGGCCCGAGTGCCGGTTTATACGGAGCTATATTTATTTGCTTTTTTGCTGCACTTTTTGGGGGCACTGCCACACAAATTTCCGGGCCAACCGCCCCTATGACTGCCGTTAGTATGGTAATTATTGCGGGCATAATTAATGTTTTTGACGGAAATATTACCAAAGCATTGCCTGCCATTTTAATGGTGTTTTTAATGGCTGGTTTAATGCAAATAGGTCTGGGTCTGGCAGGTTTGGGAAAATACATAAAGTACATTCCTTATCCTGTTGTATCGGGGTTTATGACAGCCATTGGAGTTATTATTCTTATAACACAAATTTTACCTTTGGTGGGATATTACCCTAAAGAAGACATAGAATTTGTAAATATGTATAAACCCCAGGCCGAAGAGGTACTTTTAGACAAAATACTGAAGGAAGAAGCCGGTGAGGGACTGCTGGTGTTAGAAGATTTTAAAGAAACCATAAAAAGAGCCGAAAACATTACAGATGATGAAATTCTTACTGAAGCAAAAAATTTAGCCTCTAAAGCAGCTTCAGGAGTGATGGGAACGGTCAAAACCTTTGCTCGTGCTATGGCCAATATAAATTTACTCGAATTAATTTTGGCACTTTTAACCATTGGGATAATATACGGCTTTAAAAAAATAACCAAAGCAGTACCCAGTACATTGGTAGCCTTAATCGTAGTATCGGCAGGAGCTTATATTTTAGATTTAAATTACAGGCCTATTGAAGAAATTCCCGGTGATTTTCCCATGCCCCATTTAGAAATGTTTACCGGCTTTCAGTTAGGAATGGTAAGTCCGTATATATTTACGGCTCTTTCCCTGGCTTTTTTAGGATCAATAGATTCATTGTTAACCTCTATTGTTGCCGATAATATGACTAAAACAAGGCATAATTCCAACAAAGAGTTAATTGGCCAGGGTATAGGAAACAGTATTGCTGCCATTTTCGGAGGTATTCCGGGAGCCGGAGCAACAATAAGAACTGTGGTCAATATCAACTCAGGAGGTAAAACCAAACTTTCAGGAATGATAGCAGCCGTACTATTATTAATCATATTGCTGGCTTTAGGCCCAATAGCTTCTAAAATCCCTGCTGCCGTACTTGCAGGCATATTAGTAACCGTGGGTATTGGTGTAATGGACTATAAAGGGTTACGGGCTATTCGAAAAATCCCTAAACAGGAAGTAATTATAATGCTGGTAGTACTTATACTGTCAGTTTTCTGGAATTTAGTATATGCTGTGGGTATTGGGCTGGTACTTGCTGCACTTGTATTTATGAAGAAGATGGGAGATGTTACTGCCCGCGAATCGGATGTAAAACCTCTCACACAGGAAAAAGCATGGGCCGATGAAGCAATTTTTCCAAAAGAACTTAAAGAAGAAGTATTTATAAAACATATTAAAGGCCCTCTCTTTTTTGGTTCTACAACCGAGTTTCTTCAGCTTTCCAAGCAAATACCGGCAACGGCCTCCCATGTCATTATCAGGATGGACCGGGTGCCTTATATAGACCAATCAGGATTATATGC includes:
- a CDS encoding universal stress protein encodes the protein MENRKFKILLLSDLKDTSGNILKNTAALAKMINGEIDFFHIKNPSEVVDKENQLSAVRTINATYLDSKKHINALVKPIAKSYGVKIETNFTIGYVKDEINKYIHFFKPDIIVLGKRKNVPLKLMGDSITQFVLSSFNGVVVIASHNQVLESDQELSLGMMNATKKTLKMQLIEKLLMQTNKPLKSFKVLKGDNPSNAEDIINDKKVVEFVFDYKDDVINTVSKYLLKNKIDVLFVNNDLTKKDKKSGFNIKDVIGKLSVPLMYAGSSNYSS
- a CDS encoding SulP family inorganic anion transporter; the encoded protein is MFKNLKNDMPASIVVFFVALPLCLGIALASGAPLFSGLIAGIIGGIVVGALSGSHIGVSGPAAGLAAIVLVAIGDLGGYENFLVAVVLGGVIQLLFGILKAGVIGYYFPSSVIKGMLTGIGIIIILKQIPHFFGYDSDPEGDFAFFQIDGQNTFSEILNSINYITPGSAIIAIIGLAILIFWEKVLSKKAKIFQLIQGPLVAVVIGILFYVFTKGTSFLGIPGENLVSVPIPENIDSFFGQFSFPNFGVITNSDIWITAFTIALVASLETLLCVEATDKLDPEKRVTPTNRELLAQGTGNIFSGLIGGLPITQVIVRSSANIQSGGKTKLSAIIHGFLLLISVILIPRLLNMIPLSVLAAILFMVGYKLAKPALFKKMYKLGWKQFVPFAVTVAGIVFTDLLTGIGLGLGVGVVVILLKSYQNSHFLHIEDKSNGKHKIKMTLAEEVTFFNKGAILKELDSLPRDTYLELDLMKTRYLDYDIIEILEDFSHIAKERNIDIKLVSKRGVEENPTSFIKFFRTRPKSSISLS
- a CDS encoding SulP family inorganic anion transporter is translated as MKNLFSNFKGDAFGGITAGIVALPLALAFGVSSGLGPSAGLYGAIFICFFAALFGGTATQISGPTAPMTAVSMVIIAGIINVFDGNITKALPAILMVFLMAGLMQIGLGLAGLGKYIKYIPYPVVSGFMTAIGVIILITQILPLVGYYPKEDIEFVNMYKPQAEEVLLDKILKEEAGEGLLVLEDFKETIKRAENITDDEILTEAKNLASKAASGVMGTVKTFARAMANINLLELILALLTIGIIYGFKKITKAVPSTLVALIVVSAGAYILDLNYRPIEEIPGDFPMPHLEMFTGFQLGMVSPYIFTALSLAFLGSIDSLLTSIVADNMTKTRHNSNKELIGQGIGNSIAAIFGGIPGAGATIRTVVNINSGGKTKLSGMIAAVLLLIILLALGPIASKIPAAVLAGILVTVGIGVMDYKGLRAIRKIPKQEVIIMLVVLILSVFWNLVYAVGIGLVLAALVFMKKMGDVTARESDVKPLTQEKAWADEAIFPKELKEEVFIKHIKGPLFFGSTTEFLQLSKQIPATASHVIIRMDRVPYIDQSGLYALEEVMLDLNNKGITVLMVDIKSQPKYLMDSIDIIPDLISEDHIFSSFKECTTWIKNNVEDKY